In Acidobacteriota bacterium, the sequence GGAATGGAATACGAATGGACTTGCGTAGCGGCAAGTTGGCGCTCGACGGGTTTGCCATACGTCAGCGCGTCAGAGCGGCTTTCATTGGGTTGTTGCCCGTAACCCGAAACGCAGAATAGACAAAGCAAAAAACCGATAAAGATCAAAACCCGTTGCCAAACCTGATGAGGGAATTGGTGATTTAGCCACTGAGCCGGTTGCCTTTGAAGATCGCGCATGAATCCTCCGTCATTTTCAGAGCCGGACGAGGCGCTGCAAAACGTGAGATTGATCAACTTGAACGCTGATGATTTGCATCAGCAAATAATTGCGTTATGAAATCCGGCAACTTTGTCCGTTGAGTTTGATTTATTGAATTCTGACGCCCAGTCTTAGGTTTTTCTAACCTGTCATCGTTTGGGTCAGCCAGATTTTGTGTTTGAATACGCCGCATATCTATCATACTTCCACCTGGCAACTCAACGGAATTCGTCTCGCCACACGCTGGCAAGTCGCCCTTGGGCGATGCTAAGATTCAAAATTCTTCAACTGTCTTTATTGAAGACTAATGAAGCAGAACATTCTGAGAGTAGGAAAAATTTATGCGCGCGCACATTGTTACCTTCGGTTGTCAGATGAATGAATACGATACCCACGCGATTCAATCGGAACTCGCCGGTATCGGTTATTCGTTTGTCGAAGACTTTCGCGATGCCGACTTAGTCCTGGTCAATACCTGCGCGGTGCGCGGCAAACCGGTTGAAAAAGCGCAAACCCTGCTTGGCGAACTGCGCAAACAAAAACATCTGCGCGGCGGAAATCTCACCATCGGACTGATGGGCTGTCTTGCGCAACTGCCGGAAGGTCAGCGCCTGGGCAAAAAGTTCAACGTTGACATTATGCTTGGACCCGGCGCGATTACCGAAATCGTTCCCGCCATCGAACGCGGCAAATTCCAATCCTTCGAGTTCAAAAGTGAATTGCAGTTTTATTCGCCGCCGCCGCCAACCGGCGCAGTCACCGCGAATCTTACGATTATGCGCGGCTGCAATCATCGTTGTACCTATTGCATCGTGCCGACGACACGCGGCGATGAAGTTTCGCGTCCGGTTGAAGACATTTTAAACGAAGCGCGTTCGCTCAAAGATGCGGGCGTCGCGGAAGTCACCTTGCTCGGGCAAAACGTCAATTCTTATGGTCTGGACATCGGCACGGGCATACGCCGCAAACGGCTTGCAGGCTTTCCGTCATTTGCCGAACTGCTGAGAATGGTCGGACACGTCGGCATTCCGCGCGTGCGCTTCGTCACGTCGCATCCGATTAATTTCGATGATGAAATTATCGAAGCCATCGCCGATACGCCTGCCGCTTGTCGTTATATTCACCTGCCCGTGCAATCGGGTTCCAATCGCGTTTTAAAACGCATGGCGCGCGAATACACGCGGGAGTTTTACCTTGAACGGGTTCACAAAATTCGTGAACTGTTGCCCGACGCGACGATTACCACAGACCTCATCGCAGGCTTTCCCGGTGAAACCGACGAAGATTTTGAAGACACGCTCGCGCTTTACCGAGAAGTCGAATACGATGCGGCTTATATGTTCATCTATTCGGAACGCGAAGGCACCCCCGCGCAAAAACATTTCGACGATATTCCCAAAGCGGTGAAGACCGCGCGCCTCGGCAAACTCGTCGAACTGCAAAAAGAGCTGTCATTCAAGCAGAATCAAAAATGGGTCGGGCGCGAAGTTGAAGTGCTGGTCAAAGGCGCTGCCGAAGAGGAAGGTTTCGTGCAAGGGCACACGCGCGGCAATCATGTGGCGATGATTGAAGGCATGCTTGACCCTGGCATTCATCAGGTGATGGTGATTCACGCCACGCCCAATCGTTTGTATTGCCGTCCAATGGGAGAAGCCGGTCAACTGCAATCCAAGGCGCGACGCCCCCTCAGTTTGCCGGTTCTGCAATCGCCGATGCTTTCTTAGTTAAAATTTCCGGGTCATCAAAATGTCGAGCAAGGTTCGCCCCCTCAATCTTGCTCGACAAAACCGCGTTACAACGCTTCCCTTCCCGTTATCTATGAAACTTTCCCCAATCACTCCTATCCGGCTTGGGAAAAATTCCCACCCATTGTCAAATTCAATCTGAAATCCTCCGCTGAGCAAGCCTGATGCATACCACGAATGGGGGACGGTATGTCACCACAGAACGCAAGATAAATATTTTGAAGCATTTTTGGTCGCCATTCCGGCATTTTTGACGGCATCATTTTTTTCAGGCACAAGGATTGCAATTATCAAGTCGCTTCACAGTATCACTATCATTTGAAATTGAGTGCCCCTACAGGCTCATTCCAAGGTCTCGAAATCATCATTAAATATCTGTCTGTTTTTTGAGGGGCGAAGGTCGTCGGGTGATTTATGTACCCGACCGGATAGAGATTCATTGTTGAGCCGCAAAGCGAACGAACCGGCTTTTATAGCCTATTGGTAATGGAACAATCATTCTTCAGGCAGCTTTTAGAAGCGCTTCCGGCAGCCGTTTTGGTGACTGATATGTATGGCAA encodes:
- the miaB gene encoding tRNA (N6-isopentenyl adenosine(37)-C2)-methylthiotransferase MiaB, whose amino-acid sequence is MRAHIVTFGCQMNEYDTHAIQSELAGIGYSFVEDFRDADLVLVNTCAVRGKPVEKAQTLLGELRKQKHLRGGNLTIGLMGCLAQLPEGQRLGKKFNVDIMLGPGAITEIVPAIERGKFQSFEFKSELQFYSPPPPTGAVTANLTIMRGCNHRCTYCIVPTTRGDEVSRPVEDILNEARSLKDAGVAEVTLLGQNVNSYGLDIGTGIRRKRLAGFPSFAELLRMVGHVGIPRVRFVTSHPINFDDEIIEAIADTPAACRYIHLPVQSGSNRVLKRMAREYTREFYLERVHKIRELLPDATITTDLIAGFPGETDEDFEDTLALYREVEYDAAYMFIYSEREGTPAQKHFDDIPKAVKTARLGKLVELQKELSFKQNQKWVGREVEVLVKGAAEEEGFVQGHTRGNHVAMIEGMLDPGIHQVMVIHATPNRLYCRPMGEAGQLQSKARRPLSLPVLQSPMLS